The Colletotrichum destructivum chromosome 8, complete sequence genome includes the window TACTGGCAGACCCTGCTCGCCCAGGCCTTctgcgtcggcctcggcgccggctgccTCTACATCCCctccgtcgccatcatcccgCAGTGGttcgcccgccgccgcgccctcgccaccggcgtcgtcgccacggggagcggcctcggcggcgtcgtctacCCGCTCATCATCCAGGGCCTCCTCCCGCGCGTCGGCTTcccctgggccacgcgcgtcatcgccttcatctccCTCGCCACCAATGCTTTTGCCTTTGCCGTGCTGCGGGAGCGGAAGCCGGGGGGTCTCGGCACCGAGAtgcagcgccgccgtcgcgtcATGCTGGACCTATCCGCCTACCGCAACGTCtccttcgtcgtcttctcggTGGCCATGTTCTTCAACTTCTTGTCCTTCATGGCGCCCATCTACTACCTGCAGCAGTACTCTCTCACCCATGGGCTGGCcggccagggcacctcggaCACGTCGGGGCTGGCGTACtacctcgtcgccatcctgAACGCCGGCTCCATCTTTGGACGCTTGTTCCCCGCCTGGCTCGCCGGCCGCTACGGGCCGATTaacgtcctcctcggtgtGTCCGTATCCGTCGCCACCGTGGCTCTGTGTTGGCTCGGCGTGAGCACCGGCGCCGGGAGCGTGGCATTCGCCCTCGCCTACGGCTTCGCATCCGGCGGTCTCGTCTCGTTGCCCCCTACCGTCGTCTCGACTCTGGTGCCGGACCTCAGCTTGCACGGCACGTGGCTGGGCATGCTCTCGACAACAAACGCGTTTGGGGCGCTCGCCGGGCCGCCCATTGCCGGCGCTCTTCTGGAGGCCACCGGGAGCTATTTGGGAGTGCAGCTACTATCGGGTCTCGGTATGGTGGCCATGACGATACTGGTATTGGTGTTGAGGATGATCAGAGTAGGGAAAGGGTCAACCTGGATCGTGTAGACTTTCGGCATTAAAGACACTGTATATATAGTAGTTAATGAGTTTATTTGTACAACGTAGTGATGGACATCATTGCGCTCAAAAACGCTGAGAGGAGCGATTTATGGGAACGAGGTGGTGAAGTGAGTCTTGACAAGTTAGAAAAGCCCCAAGGATTCGTTCCCTCAGGGGTCTTGTCTACGGTTATTATCATTATCTAAACTATGTACCGCTGAGCAGCCAACATCTATAGGCAGAGATCATCACGAAGCCTTCTCCTTTCCAGCTTAGTCTTCGGCAGCCTTCTCattctccttcttgccccctcgatgccgccatTCTCTCGCCAAGAAGGTCAGGGCAACGCACAAGCCGAGTCCCGCGAGCCCGACGCCCATGTACAGCGCGCCCTTGAACCCCTTGAACTGGTCCTCCTTCGTGCGGCCGCCGTTGTTGACGTGCACCTCCACCGTGCCGGCGAacccgacgccgagggcgatgccgtAGTTGACGACGGTGTTGACGAGGCTGGCGCCGATGCCCTGGTGCTCCctcttgacggcgtcggacAGGATCAGCGTCGCGGCCGGGAAGCTCATGTCCATGCCGAAGGGCATGACGAGCATCGACACGAAGATCTGCGCCCAGTAGACCTGGTTCtcgggcgccgtcgccgtgaggatgacgccgacggtgaAGGCGACGAGCGCCATGCTCATGACGATGGGCGGCCGCACCTTCAGGGGGCCCAGAAGCTTTCccgtgatgacggcggccagccCGCCCGTCACGACGACGGGCGAGAACCAGGCGCAGGTGAGCAGCGGCGAGAGCGCGCGCACCTCCTGCAGGATCTGGACGAGGTACAGCGTCCACACGCCGAACGTCGCCCAGCCGCagacgacggccgcgagcacgaagccgacgtcggcgttgacgacctcgaagggcagcagcggcatcggcgcGAACCGGAactcgatggcggcgaagacgccgaagagcgcgaggccgaggatgaaAGGCACGAGCACGACGGGCGTCTTCCACCCGTCGATGGGCGCCTGGACCCAGGCAAAGTTGAACAGCACGAGCGCCACGATGCCCGTCACGGCGCCGGGgatgtcgagctcgacgaacATGGCCTTGAACCCCTTGGGAGGTCCCAACTTGGCCGGGGGCTCCGGGATGATGAACcagccggcgacggccaggacggcgagcCAGATGGACAGCGCCCACAGCGCCCACGGCCACCACGCCAGCTCGAGCGTTGAGGCGAtggtggcgccgacgacgcccccCATgggcgcgacggcgccgaagaaggagaagaccATGGCCTTGCGGTGTCCCGGGCGGtaggcggcgccgaagagggcgagggcgttggGCAGGCAGATGGCCGGGCCGATGCCCTGCAGGACGcgcgagaagacggcgagggtgaAGTCGGCGTAGACGctgaggccggcgacgagagaCCAGAGCGAGAACCAGGAGAAGCCGATGATGAGCATGCGTTTGTAGCCgaaggcgtcgccgaggcggcccgagaagaggatgaaggtGCCGACGGTCAGCGAGTAGCCCGCGACGAGCCAGGCGAGCCGTGCCGGGCTGTCGACGTTGAAGGAGCCACCGATgacgtggaggaggacgagggtcTCCATGTACGCGGCCTCTGTGGGTGTGTGGGGGATCTTGTCAGTTGACTCGGTTCGggcttctttttttcttgaTGTGGTGTTGAGGGTAtggagtgagtgagtggaaGGGACACAAGGGCCAACGACTCACGCGTGCAGAACTGCGCCATGCAGCAGATCATGACGAAGAGGACCTCGCGCGGGAGAGACATGGTCTCGGCGACCCAGACGGAAGACGCGTTGGACCGTTGCGGCGCGAGaccgttgtcgttgtcgtcagcATTGGCGTTGCCGTTGTCATCGCCAGAGTCGTCGTTTCTGCTGGATCCATCGTGAATTGTGTTGCTTCTGTCATCCTCTTTGCCCACGTTGACGTCGGgagtcgccgtcgccgtccggTTCCCCGATAACGTGTCGATGCTCCTCCGAGGAGATTGTTGCTGTTTCTCGGATGCCAATGGGGAGGTCATCGAGAGCTTGGTGGTTCCGGTATCTTGCTTTTATTCGTGTCTTGTTGAAGTCGGAGACAGCTGAAAGACCAGGGACCGGCATATTTGAACAAACGGCGGGCACCAGCCGGGTTTTAAAGTAGCCTGAGTAGTGAACGATCTACCCTTCCATCAGTGACGCTCCGACGGCATAGCAAAGCGGGAACGCCCCTGGCAAAAAAACAAGCAGACATGGGTGAGTAAGTAGGGGACCCATTTGTAATATGCAGATGCCAGAGTTCGCCATTGCTGGAGCCGGGAACGGAGACAAAGTGGAAACGGGGACCAGTAGATGAGAGAGAAGATCCCCGAACTGGCGACACAGTAATGGGCCCTGAGAGGCAGAGACTACCAACAGGTCTCGGAATTACACGTTTTATTCCGGCGGGATGGAAAGGATGACTCGGAACGATCCCCgaagcaggggggggggaagccGATTTGACAGCGATTTGTAAAGGTCGAGTTTGTTTCGCAAACCAAACAAACAAGGATGGCCACGCACGCGCTGTTTTTTCAACGAGTCTTTCCGTGTTATCTCCCCTGGGCCCTTGAAGGGGTTGATGAACAGTTGCCCTCCGCTCTTTGATAAACCTCATCGAGTGCCCCCTTCTCGAGTCTTTGCTCACCTCACGGCGCGGCACGCGAGTCGGCAGTTCATCCACTGCGTGGGCATCAAGCCGGGTCAGTGCGTTTCGTAAACCGCTCTTTTGTGGATCTCGTCAGGATAGTTTTTCTCGTTTGGGAATGCGACGGCAGGGATCATGTTCGTCTCGATCGGATCTGATTCGGTGTGTGCCGACGGGGATATCAGTGACCATGACGTCCGATATGGATAAAAGATGACGGGTGTCGCAACAACATGAGACGAACAAAATGTTTCGGACCGTCTTCTAGAAGGCCTGAAGAACGTGCTTAGGTTAGTCTAGAGTTGCTTTTCATTTGAAGCCGGCAACTCTAGGAGTCATTCAGCCGACGGCAAGTGTCTTGGAGTGACGACTAGCAGCTTAAAAGACGCTTTCGGTCTCTTTGAGAATGAGAAGTTTATATGAGCAGAAATAGACATTTCATTAGGACTCCATGTTCAACAAACAACTGCTGATACCTTGTGTGACATGGAAAAGCCAATTACACCAAAATGAGCGTTTCCACTGGCAAACAACCGTCATGGTTTTTGGTACTGTTACCATCCACCCTCTCCATGAGCTCTCCCGACATGACACCGGGGACGTAGCACGGGCTGACAAGTTGGTATGTTGAGCTTTCTCCCGCCTTGCGAAGAACAAACGGAAGCCGGCTCCCGAACAGAACCGCCACAATGTCCCCTTCTCTGATGGATGAGAGGCCTCTGCCCAGGTACCCGTCTGCAGTGGAGAAAATGTTTGTCAGATGCCCGTCTGTGGCCCCCTCGACCCTGGTTACGTATTCTTTCCGGCGCCAATACAGAGTAGCAGGATCTGTTTTTCGCAAATCGTGATACTCTTGGACAGCTTGCTCGAATGTCTCTGCTCCGCGAGCACCATGTAAAACAGAAGTTATATCGATAGGTTTGCCTGTTCTTGTTGCCGAGTGTTGTGTTCGATAGAACTTGTTGAAGTCATGAATGAACCCAAGCGCCAAGCGGGATTTGTTCTCTTTCCCGATCTCTGTTGTTCCCGCAAAGTAGTCGCCATACACGGTGGCGTTGTAAAGAATCATTGTTTCGAACAAGACC containing:
- a CDS encoding Putative major facilitator superfamily, MFS transporter superfamily, whose protein sequence is MSITATADAPSPRSEPPPGPPKESTTAVVGENVELANLPPDDGRLAWLQVAGSFFLFFNSWGMTTSYGVFQTYYQATMQHTSADAIAWIGSIQSCLVLLVGVLVGPLYDAGYFRSLTLTGIALVFLGLCMTSLASRYWQTLLAQAFCVGLGAGCLYIPSVAIIPQWFARRRALATGVVATGSGLGGVVYPLIIQGLLPRVGFPWATRVIAFISLATNAFAFAVLRERKPGGLGTEMQRRRRVMLDLSAYRNVSFVVFSVAMFFNFLSFMAPIYYLQQYSLTHGLAGQGTSDTSGLAYYLVAILNAGSIFGRLFPAWLAGRYGPINVLLGVSVSVATVALCWLGVSTGAGSVAFALAYGFASGGLVSLPPTVVSTLVPDLSLHGTWLGMLSTTNAFGALAGPPIAGALLEATGSYLGVQLLSGLGMVAMTILVLVLRMIRVGKGSTWIV
- a CDS encoding Putative major facilitator superfamily, MFS transporter superfamily; translation: MTSPLASEKQQQSPRRSIDTLSGNRTATATPDVNVGKEDDRSNTIHDGSSRNDDSGDDNGNANADDNDNGLAPQRSNASSVWVAETMSLPREVLFVMICCMAQFCTQAAYMETLVLLHVIGGSFNVDSPARLAWLVAGYSLTVGTFILFSGRLGDAFGYKRMLIIGFSWFSLWSLVAGLSVYADFTLAVFSRVLQGIGPAICLPNALALFGAAYRPGHRKAMVFSFFGAVAPMGGVVGATIASTLELAWWPWALWALSIWLAVLAVAGWFIIPEPPAKLGPPKGFKAMFVELDIPGAVTGIVALVLFNFAWVQAPIDGWKTPVVLVPFILGLALFGVFAAIEFRFAPMPLLPFEVVNADVGFVLAAVVCGWATFGVWTLYLVQILQEVRALSPLLTCAWFSPVVVTGGLAAVITGKLLGPLKVRPPIVMSMALVAFTVGVILTATAPENQVYWAQIFVSMLVMPFGMDMSFPAATLILSDAVKREHQGIGASLVNTVVNYGIALGVGFAGTVEVHVNNGGRTKEDQFKGFKGALYMGVGLAGLGLCVALTFLAREWRHRGGKKENEKAAED